GTTGCCGGCATGGAAGGCGTGGCGGTAGCTGAGCATGATCGGGCTGCGGAAATAAAAATCCGATTATACCCCAAACCATCGCCATCACCGCTTTCAGACGGCCTTTGTGCCTGGAAAATGCTACAATATCCGCCTTATCGTACCATCGGAAAGAAGACATCATGTTTACAGGCATCGTACAAGGCATGGGCAAAATTACAGACATCGCCCAACCTTCGCCCGACTTTCGTACCCACACAGTCGAGCTGCCCCCCGAAATCGCCGACAATCTGCAAACCGGCGCCTCTGTCGCCAACAACGGCTGCTGCCTGACCATTACCCGAATCGACGGCAACAAAGTCAGCTTTGATTTGATGGACGAGACCTTACGCAAAACCAATCTCGGTAGCTTGAAAGTCGGCGACAGTGTCAATTTGGAACGTGCGGCGCGGTTTGGTGATGAAATCGGCGGCCATGTGATGAGCGGCCATGTGATGGCGGTTACCCGAATTTCCCAAATTGAATCAAGCGAGTTCAACCGTACAGTTTGGTTTGAGCTGCCGGAAAACCTCAAGCCCTACATCCTGACCAAAGGCTTTGTCGGTTTGGACGGTTGCAGCCTGACCATAGGCGAAGTCAGCGACAGCGAATTTTGCGTACACCTGATTCCGGAGACTTTGGAGCGTACCCTGTTTGGCAGCCGCAAAGAAGGCGACCTCATCAATATTGAAATCGATCCGCAAACCCAAGCCGTTGTCGATACCGTGATGCGTGTATTGGCACAAAAGGCCGTCTGAAAAAAAAGAAAGCCGAAATGAAATTATCCAATTTTTTGAAAAAAGCCAATTCCGTTTTAAACCGTCTGGATTTAATCCTGCCTGACGAAGCCGGTAAAACCGACTGGCGCGCTTTGGCCTACCGTTGGCACAGCGTGGGCAAAAAAGGCATTTTGGAAAGCCTGCCGCGTCCGCATACGTTTCCTTTAAGCAGATTGGCGGCAGTCGGTTCGCAAACCGACAGGCTGAAACGCAATACCGAGCAATTTTTGGCAGGCCGTCCGGCAAATAATGTCTTGATGACCGGCGCGCGCGGTACGGGGAAATCCTCCTTGGTTAAAGCGTTGTTGCACGAATACGCCGAGCGCGGCCTGCGACTGATTGAAGTGGATAAAAGTGATTTGATCAGCTTGCCGGCTTTATTGACGCTGTTGTCCGAGCGCTCTGAGAAATTTATCGTCTTCTGCGATGATTTGTCGTTTGAAACCGGTGATGAAACCTATAAAGCCTTGAAAACTGCTTTAGATGGCGGACTGTCGCAACGTTGCACCAATGTTTTGGTTTATGCAACTTCCAACCGCCGTCATTTAATTCCCGAATACATGGATGAAAACGGCGGTACTACTGGCACTCGCGGCGAAATTCATCAAAAAGAGGCTGTTGAGGAGAAAATCTCCCTTTCCGACCGCTTCGGCTTATGGCTGAGTTTTTATCCTTTCGACCAAAACGATTATCTGACCGCTGTTGCCAACTGGTTGGAAGATTTCAATGTTCCTTTTGACGATACGGCGCGCCAAGCCGCATTGCAATGGGCACAAATGCGCGGCAGCCGTTCGGGTCGTTCGGCATGGCAGTTTGCCTGCGACTGGGCAGGCCGGTTGCCGGAAGAAAGAGTATTGGATTAAGGCTGAAAAAGCAAAGGCCGTCTGAATATGGTTTCAGACGGCCTTTTTGTATTTTTATTTATCCATCAGCGCAAGCATGAAGACAACCATTGCTGGCGCTGGCGCGGATTGAGCAGATGATAGAGGCGGTATTGGATTTCCATTTCATCCACCGCATAGTCCATGCTGGAGAGGTAGCGGTTTTCAACATAATCGCGGGCGGCGTTTGAGTCGAATGAGTCGCCGGAGAGGATTTTGATGATGGTTTGACGGCGGTTGCGGTCGGAGCGTACGGTTTTACGGTAGGCTTTATCGTTGATTTGTTTGAAGTCGGTACGCAGGCGGCGCAGGGCGGCGTGTTGGTCGGCGGATAAATTGAGCTGTCGGATGTCGCAATTCGGGTGGAAGTCGTCCAAAGTGGCTAGAAACGGACCGGCATGTGCAGGCAGACTGGAACAGAGTAGGGCGAGTGCTAAGAAAATAAAAGTCGGATAGCGGGAAAGTGCAACAGACACGGTGTTTTCCTAATGTTTCATCAGGTTTGGAAATATAACCGATAAGCGTGTGAAAGGCAGTATCAATGCAGTTAACTTTTGTTAATGATGTTAGATTTTTTTGAATGTGTATGTAATCTAATAATTTATTTTCAAAGCCTTACTATGTGATTATAAGTTTCATTAATGTATATGAAATGTAAATTCACAAAAATGACAGCAGAGGTGTTGTCGGCGGCATACAACATAGGGTTAAAAATGCGATAATGATAAAGGAACACACTTTAGGAGAATAAACATGACCGACTACCGTATTGCCCCCAGTATTTTGTCCGCTGATTTTGCCCGTTTGGGCGAAGAGGTTGCCGAAGTGATCCGCGCCGGTGCGGATTTGATTCATTTTGACGTGATGGACAATCATTATGTGCCGAATCTGACTTTCGGCCCTATGGTTTGCGCGGCTTTGAAACCGTATGCAACCGTGCCGGTCGATGTACATTTGATGGTTGAGCCGGTGGATGATTTGATTCATGCGTTTGCCAAAGCCGGTGCCAATATCATTACCTTTCATCCGGAAGCCAGTCGCCATGTCGATCGCAGCTTGGGTTTGATTAAAGAATACGGCTGTCAGGCAGGTTTGGTATTGAATCCTGCTACGCCGGTCAATATTCTGGAAAACGTTTTGGACAAACTGGATATGGTTTTGCTGATGTCGGTCAACCCGGGCTTTGGCGGACAAAGCTTTATCCCGAATACGCTGGTGAAAATCCGCAAAGTGCGCGAGATGTTGGACGAGTATGAACGGCAAAGTGGCCGCCATATCGCATTGGAAGTCGATGGCGGCGTGAAGACAGACAATATTGCTGAAATTGCGGCGGCGGGTGCGGATACGTTTGTAGCCGGTTCGGCAATTTTTGGCAAACCGGATTACAAAGCCGTTATTGATGAGATGCGCCAACAGTTGGCGCAAGTTGGATAACTAAGCCGGGATATTCTTGGTTTTTCAAACTTTGGAATAACAATATTGAATATTAAAGGCCGTCTGAAATGATTTTCAGACGGCCTTTTGTTTTAGCCTAAACCCTTACAGCGGCCATTTCAATGCCGGATTGCTTTCAATGACTGCTTTGAATTGGTTTTGGATACGTTCAATCGCTTCTTGCGTATCCGCTTCAAAACGCAATACCAAAATCGGCGTGGTATTGGAAGCACGCATCAGGCCGAAGCCGTCAGGGAATTCAACGCGCAAGCCGTCGATGGTGATGATTTCGGTCGCATCTTCAAACTTGGCATTGGCAGCCAGCTCTTCAATCACTTTGTGGCCGTTGCTTCCTTCCGGCAGGTCGATGTTGAGTTCCGGAGTGGAAATGCTTTGCGGCAGCTTGTTCAACACTTCGGACGGATTATCGAAGGCAGACAGGATTTCTAAGAGGCGTGCGCCGGCATACATACCGTCATCGAAGCCGAACCAGCGTTCTTTAAAGAAAACGTGACCGCTCATTTCGCCGGCAACCAGTGCGCCGGTTTTTTTCATGGTGGATTTGATGAAGCTGTGGCCGGTTTTTTCCATCACAGGATCGCCGCCGTGTTCTTTAATCCAAGGTGCGAGCAGGCGGGTGGATTTGACGTCGAAAATCACTTTGGCTTTAGGATTGCGGCTCAACACGTCTTGCGCGAAAAGCATCAGTTGGCGGTCTGGATAGATGATGTTGCCGTCTTTGGTGACCACGCCCAAGCGGTCGGCATCGCCGTCAAATGCCAAGCCGATTTCGGCATCGTCGTTTTTGAGCTCGACAATGAGGTCTTGCAGGTTTTTCGGTTTGGAAGGGTCGGGGTGGTGATTAGGGAAATTGCCGTCTACTTCGCAGAAAAGTTCGGTCACTTCATTGCCCAAGCCTTTGTAGAGTTTGCCTGCAAATGCGCCGCCGACACCGTTGCCCGCGTCAATCACGATTTTCATCGGGCGTTTGAGCTTGATGTGGCCGACGATGTTGTTGTGGTATTCGCCGGAGATGTCTTTTTCGGTTACGCTGCCTTGTTTGTCGGCGGCAACAAAACCGTCTTTTTCAATAATGGCTAAAAGTTCTTGAATGGCTTCGCCTGCGAGCGTGTCGCCGCCGAGCATCATTTTGAAACCATTGTAATCAGGCGGATTGTGGCTGCCGGTAATCATTACGCCGCTGCCGCCGCATTCGTTGATGGCCGCGAAGTAGAGCATAGGGGTGGCAACCATGCCGACATTGAGGACGTCGATGCCGCTGTCTGTGAAACCGCGTTGAATCTGCGCCATCAGGCCGGGGCCGCTCAAGCGTCCGTCGCGGCCGAGTGCAATGCGGGTAATGCCTTTTTCGGAGGCTTTGGTGGCAATGGCTTTGCCGATTAAGTAGGCAGCTTCGTCGGTCAGGGTTTTGCCGACGATGCCTCGGATGTCGTAGGCTTTGAAAATGTCGCGGGCGATATTTGCCATGTGGATTTCCTTTAAATTTAAGGGGAAATAATGAGGCTTATTCTAACACGGCTAAAAGGCCGTCTGAAAAAATCAGACGGCCTTTTGTTGTTACATCAAAGAACAGTGTTGTTTGGACGAATCAATTGTTGAAAGTGTTGCACTGGTTGATGTCGCCGCTTTCCAAACCGCGCTTGAGCCAAGTCATGCGCGCTTCTGAAGAACCATGGGTAAAGCTGTCGGGAACAACATAGCCCTGGGCCTGTTTTTGCAAGCGGTCGTCGCCGACGGATTCGGCGGCAAGCATGGCTTTTTGAATGTCTTCGGCTTTGAAGATATTGTTATTGACAGCATAGTGTCCCCAAATGCCGGCGAAACAGTCGGCCTGCAATTCGAGTTTGACGGAAAGGGCATTGGCCTCTTTTTTGCCGACTTGCTGTTGCATTTTGTGGACTTTAGGCAGAATGCCGAGCAGGTTTTGAACGTGATGGCCGACTTCATGGGCAATAACGTAGGCAAACGCGGCATCGCTGGCGGATTCGAGCTTGGTGCGCATGTCTTCGTAGAAACTCAAGTCCAAATAAACTTTTTGGTCGCCCGGGCAGTAAAACGGGCCCATGGCAGATTGGCCCGTACCGCAGGCGGTGGACGTACCGCCTTCATATAACACCATGGTTGTCGGCGTGTAGCGTTGGCCGTGTTGCTGGAAATATTTACTCCATGCTTTTTCGGTATCAGCAAGGACGACACGGGACAGTTCGTTCAATTCGGCTTCTTGTTGGCTGTCGAGTCGGGAGGCTTGCTGGGTAGGGATGCCCATCGAAGATGAGCCGCCGACCAAACCGCTCAAATCCACGCCGTAATATGCGCCGACCAAAACCACGATAATGCCGAGTATGCCCGGCGTTTTGCCGCCACCGCCGCCACGGCTTCCGCGGCGATCTTCGACGTTTTGGCTTTGTTCACGGCCTTTCCAATCCATAATGCGTATCCTGTGTAGTTTTCATGCGGCGGATTATACTATGGAATGTCAAATGTGTTTGATCGAATTGTGAATATTGCTTGAGGCCGTCTGAAAATGCGACATCGGGAAAGTGAAAACGGCAGTATCTTTCAGACGGCCTTGGTGTTTGTTAGAATGAACAAACCTACTATTGGGAGATATAAGATGAAAGTCAGCAGTAAAGCTATTGTTAACGGCGAATTTGAAGACAAATACGGCAAGCGCGGCAGCCAGTTCAGTCCGAACGGTATGCCTACTTATTCGATTCCTTTTGAAATTGAAGATGCACCTGAAGGAACAAAATCGTTTGCCGTGGTGCTGGAAGACAAAGATGCCATTTCAGCATCGGGTTTCGTATGGACGCATTGGTTGATTTCGGATTTAAAACGTACTTCCGTGGCAGAAAATGAAAGCATTTCTGCAACGGATTTCACGCAAGGCGCGAACACTTGGGCGAGCGCGTTGGGTAAATTTGAAATCGAAGAGGCTTCGTTTTACGGAGGTATGGCGCCACCGAACAACCGCCATCGTTACGAGCTGATTGTGTACGCGCTGGACACCGTTTTGGATTTACCGCGTGGTTTCCGCTTTAATGAGCTGCATTTTGCCATGCAGGGCCATGTGTTGGATTCGGCATGTGTGGTCGGTACTTATGATGTGTGAAGGTATCGTCATTAATGATTGAAAAACAGCCTGTCCGTTTTGAATTCGGACAGGCTGTTTTTATTGGAAATAAAATCAATTAAACCACTTCAGCTTTGGTGATGATGACAGGCTCGGTCGGTACATCGTCGTGGTAGCCGTGGCGTTTGGTAGAAACGCCTTCGATGGCATCGACCACGTCAAAACCGTCAACGACTTTGCCGAATACGGCATAGCCCCAGTCTTGGACGACGGTTTTGCCGTACAATTCTTTAGAGCGGAAGTTCAGGAAGGCATTGTCGGCAGTGTTGATGAAGAATTGTGCGCTGGCAGAGTGCGGATCGGAAGTACGCGCCATGGCGATGGTGTATTTTTCGTTAGGCAAACCGTTGGACGCTTCGTTTTGAATCGGATCGCGGGTTTCTTTTTCGTTCATGTTTTCATCCATGCCGCCGCCTTGAATCATGAAGCCTTTGATGACGCGGTGGAAGATTACGCCGTCGTAGAAGCCGTCTTTAACGTATTGCTCGAAGTTTTTAGCAGTAACGGGGGCTTTGTCGAAATCGAGTTCGATTTTGATGTCGCCTTTGTTGGTGTGCAGGATAATCATGGGTTTCCTTTCGTTAGAATCCGGTTTTAATCATTCGTTAAATTGTGTCTGAATGACAAACTTCAAGGCCGTCTGAAAAATATTCTTTCAGACGGCCTGGGCTATATTTACGGGTTTACGGCATCAGGACGAAATAAGCCCACAGCGCAACCAATACCACGCAGAGGATGTTCAGCAATAAGCCGACGTTCATCATTTCGCGTTGTTTAATCAAGCCCGTACCGAACACAATCGCGTTAGGCGGTGTAGCAACCGGCAGCATGAACGCGCAAGATGCGCCGATGCCGATGACGAATACCAAGACTTGTTCGGGCAGCCCCATTTGCGTGGCGATGCTGGCGAAAATGGGTACGAGCAGCGCGGCGGAGGCAGTGTTACTGGTGAATTCGGTCAGGAAAATGATGAAGGCGGCAACCACGAAAATCACCAGCAATGCAGGAGAGTGGGAGAAGGTGGAAGCAACCTGTTGACCCAATGCTTCGGACGCGCCGGAAGATTGCAGCAATGCGCTCAAGCTGATACCGCCGCCGAAGAGCATCAATACACCCCAGTCAGTATTGCGGGCAACTTCTTTCCATTGCGCCACGCCGAATACGACGACGGCAACGGCGGCAATCAGGGCGATGACGGTGTCTGGGTTGGAAATACCGAATGCTGCTTTGATTTTGGAGCTGAATACCCAAGCAACGGCGGCAGCCAAAAAAATCAACAATGCGATCACGCGGTGCAGCGTCCAAGGGATAGATTCCTCTTTAACTTCCACGCGCTCATTCAAATTAGGTTTGAGGATGACATACATGGAGAACAGCATCAGCGGCAGGATCAACAGCATCATCGGCAGGCCGAGCTTCATCCAGCCGACGAAGTCCAAGTTCAGCGCTTTGGCGGCAATCATGTTTGGCGGAGAACCGACCACGGTACCCAAGCCGCCGATACTGGCGCAGTAGGCGATACCGAGCAGGACGAAAACGTAGGTTTTGCGTTCTTTTTCTTGATCGAGGTGGCTCATCATACCCATGGCCAAAGGCAGCATCATGGCGGCGGTCGCAGTATTGCTGATCCACATG
This genomic interval from Neisseria sp. Marseille-Q5346 contains the following:
- a CDS encoding riboflavin synthase subunit alpha gives rise to the protein MFTGIVQGMGKITDIAQPSPDFRTHTVELPPEIADNLQTGASVANNGCCLTITRIDGNKVSFDLMDETLRKTNLGSLKVGDSVNLERAARFGDEIGGHVMSGHVMAVTRISQIESSEFNRTVWFELPENLKPYILTKGFVGLDGCSLTIGEVSDSEFCVHLIPETLERTLFGSRKEGDLINIEIDPQTQAVVDTVMRVLAQKAV
- a CDS encoding ATP-binding protein, with the protein product MKLSNFLKKANSVLNRLDLILPDEAGKTDWRALAYRWHSVGKKGILESLPRPHTFPLSRLAAVGSQTDRLKRNTEQFLAGRPANNVLMTGARGTGKSSLVKALLHEYAERGLRLIEVDKSDLISLPALLTLLSERSEKFIVFCDDLSFETGDETYKALKTALDGGLSQRCTNVLVYATSNRRHLIPEYMDENGGTTGTRGEIHQKEAVEEKISLSDRFGLWLSFYPFDQNDYLTAVANWLEDFNVPFDDTARQAALQWAQMRGSRSGRSAWQFACDWAGRLPEERVLD
- a CDS encoding Spy/CpxP family protein refolding chaperone is translated as MSVALSRYPTFIFLALALLCSSLPAHAGPFLATLDDFHPNCDIRQLNLSADQHAALRRLRTDFKQINDKAYRKTVRSDRNRRQTIIKILSGDSFDSNAARDYVENRYLSSMDYAVDEMEIQYRLYHLLNPRQRQQWLSSCLR
- the rpe gene encoding ribulose-phosphate 3-epimerase, coding for MTDYRIAPSILSADFARLGEEVAEVIRAGADLIHFDVMDNHYVPNLTFGPMVCAALKPYATVPVDVHLMVEPVDDLIHAFAKAGANIITFHPEASRHVDRSLGLIKEYGCQAGLVLNPATPVNILENVLDKLDMVLLMSVNPGFGGQSFIPNTLVKIRKVREMLDEYERQSGRHIALEVDGGVKTDNIAEIAAAGADTFVAGSAIFGKPDYKAVIDEMRQQLAQVG
- a CDS encoding phosphomannomutase/phosphoglucomutase, producing the protein MANIARDIFKAYDIRGIVGKTLTDEAAYLIGKAIATKASEKGITRIALGRDGRLSGPGLMAQIQRGFTDSGIDVLNVGMVATPMLYFAAINECGGSGVMITGSHNPPDYNGFKMMLGGDTLAGEAIQELLAIIEKDGFVAADKQGSVTEKDISGEYHNNIVGHIKLKRPMKIVIDAGNGVGGAFAGKLYKGLGNEVTELFCEVDGNFPNHHPDPSKPKNLQDLIVELKNDDAEIGLAFDGDADRLGVVTKDGNIIYPDRQLMLFAQDVLSRNPKAKVIFDVKSTRLLAPWIKEHGGDPVMEKTGHSFIKSTMKKTGALVAGEMSGHVFFKERWFGFDDGMYAGARLLEILSAFDNPSEVLNKLPQSISTPELNIDLPEGSNGHKVIEELAANAKFEDATEIITIDGLRVEFPDGFGLMRASNTTPILVLRFEADTQEAIERIQNQFKAVIESNPALKWPL
- a CDS encoding neutral zinc metallopeptidase, which produces MDWKGREQSQNVEDRRGSRGGGGGKTPGILGIIVVLVGAYYGVDLSGLVGGSSSMGIPTQQASRLDSQQEAELNELSRVVLADTEKAWSKYFQQHGQRYTPTTMVLYEGGTSTACGTGQSAMGPFYCPGDQKVYLDLSFYEDMRTKLESASDAAFAYVIAHEVGHHVQNLLGILPKVHKMQQQVGKKEANALSVKLELQADCFAGIWGHYAVNNNIFKAEDIQKAMLAAESVGDDRLQKQAQGYVVPDSFTHGSSEARMTWLKRGLESGDINQCNTFNN
- a CDS encoding YbhB/YbcL family Raf kinase inhibitor-like protein — protein: MKVSSKAIVNGEFEDKYGKRGSQFSPNGMPTYSIPFEIEDAPEGTKSFAVVLEDKDAISASGFVWTHWLISDLKRTSVAENESISATDFTQGANTWASALGKFEIEEASFYGGMAPPNNRHRYELIVYALDTVLDLPRGFRFNELHFAMQGHVLDSACVVGTYDV
- a CDS encoding peptidylprolyl isomerase, whose protein sequence is MIILHTNKGDIKIELDFDKAPVTAKNFEQYVKDGFYDGVIFHRVIKGFMIQGGGMDENMNEKETRDPIQNEASNGLPNEKYTIAMARTSDPHSASAQFFINTADNAFLNFRSKELYGKTVVQDWGYAVFGKVVDGFDVVDAIEGVSTKRHGYHDDVPTEPVIITKAEVV
- a CDS encoding SLC13 family permease → MDLNAKDKTQHPENVELLSAQKPITDFKGLLTTIISAVVCFGIYYILPYSPDANKGIALLIFVAALWFTEAVHITVTALMVPILAVVLGFPDMDIKKAMAGFADPTIYIFFGGFALATALHMQRLDRKIAVSLLRLSRGNMKVAVLMLFAVTAFLSMWISNTATAAMMLPLAMGMMSHLDQEKERKTYVFVLLGIAYCASIGGLGTVVGSPPNMIAAKALNLDFVGWMKLGLPMMLLILPLMLFSMYVILKPNLNERVEVKEESIPWTLHRVIALLIFLAAAVAWVFSSKIKAAFGISNPDTVIALIAAVAVVVFGVAQWKEVARNTDWGVLMLFGGGISLSALLQSSGASEALGQQVASTFSHSPALLVIFVVAAFIIFLTEFTSNTASAALLVPIFASIATQMGLPEQVLVFVIGIGASCAFMLPVATPPNAIVFGTGLIKQREMMNVGLLLNILCVVLVALWAYFVLMP